The Leadbettera azotonutricia ZAS-9 genome has a window encoding:
- a CDS encoding GGDEF domain-containing protein, whose translation MSDAQPFSPINDPALLHSPLFTGMSELEYNAIAAFLERRHIPNGQTVFKEGDPGEDMYILLSGKLSAYVSQSDGTQRWMFEIKPGDFFGEMSIIAGETRSATLTAKEETVIMVLQGIDFYRIVFEYPMIGIKLLTAICHIQTTWLNQSSKHLGDLTRWGESARRRAITDELTGLYNRRFLEESIKDRFEHGSVGIRIMSFLMLDLDRIHEINDRHGPPAGDKVFVVVAEILRSCTRSGDICARLAGDEFAILLPDTAETEAMNIAERIRETIANCKVSVPRTPDVVDKIEIEIHTSIGISVAPKYASGCEGLFLSTDSALRKAKDMGRNRVELAG comes from the coding sequence ATGAGCGATGCCCAGCCTTTTTCTCCGATAAATGACCCGGCATTGCTTCATTCCCCTCTTTTTACCGGAATGAGCGAGCTGGAATACAATGCCATAGCTGCCTTCCTTGAGCGGAGGCACATTCCAAATGGCCAGACTGTTTTTAAAGAAGGCGACCCTGGCGAAGATATGTATATACTCCTCTCAGGAAAGCTCAGCGCCTATGTGAGCCAGTCCGACGGTACCCAGCGTTGGATGTTCGAGATAAAACCCGGCGACTTCTTTGGCGAAATGTCCATCATAGCCGGTGAAACCCGTTCAGCCACTCTTACAGCCAAGGAAGAAACAGTCATTATGGTGCTCCAGGGCATAGATTTTTACCGCATAGTCTTCGAATACCCCATGATAGGCATCAAGCTCCTCACAGCCATCTGCCACATCCAGACTACCTGGCTGAACCAGTCTTCCAAACACCTTGGAGACCTTACCCGGTGGGGCGAATCAGCCCGCCGCAGGGCGATTACCGACGAGCTTACGGGCCTGTACAACCGCCGTTTCCTCGAAGAGTCCATCAAGGACCGTTTTGAGCATGGCTCTGTGGGCATCAGGATCATGTCCTTCCTCATGCTCGACCTCGACCGTATCCATGAAATCAACGACCGCCACGGCCCTCCCGCCGGGGATAAAGTCTTTGTGGTGGTAGCCGAAATACTCCGCTCCTGCACCCGCTCCGGCGACATCTGCGCCCGCCTGGCAGGGGACGAATTCGCTATCCTTCTCCCGGACACAGCTGAAACTGAAGCCATGAATATTGCTGAACGCATACGGGAAACCATAGCCAACTGCAAGGTCTCAGTGCCCCGTACTCCCGATGTGGTGGACAAGATCGAAATCGAAATACATACCAGCATAGGCATATCCGTTGCCCCAAAGTATGCCAGCGGCTGCGAAGGTCTTTTCCTCTCCACAGACAGCGCCCTCCGCAAAGCCAAAGACATGGGAAGGAACCGGGTAGAGCTAGCAGGGTAG
- a CDS encoding diguanylate cyclase domain-containing protein — MMPEKKSNSATTGKISLRQVLDCKPILRAELFSTLLEGEQEFVVSRSSLFQLRKGGLLFAPNQKAKHFYMLLEGAVRVFKIRADDASEDEVARFTAGDTIGDFDFASNADYDAFAEATEDSILVTFPGYGLALDALAMESPHTVSKILLCSIIMMTGRIKSTRRIIVENMSWVQELHRKAYEDPGTGLWKQTFLTDEINRILEDPMALIMLKPDRFKILVDTRGHSAGDEAMIHIALLLKNITRRQGRGWPIRFKSNETGILLNKCAPAQAEAIAEELAASMASLPSVPAQGDIPAFSFTGTISWGVWPQDDDVWDSLLQGNYHLLLETWKQGGNRIVHYQKGDAK, encoded by the coding sequence ATGATGCCTGAAAAAAAATCGAATTCTGCTACAACAGGAAAAATTTCCCTTAGGCAGGTCCTGGACTGCAAACCCATACTACGGGCCGAGCTCTTTTCTACGCTCCTTGAGGGCGAACAGGAATTTGTTGTCTCCCGTTCGAGCCTGTTTCAGCTTCGGAAGGGGGGGCTCCTTTTTGCCCCGAACCAGAAGGCAAAGCATTTTTATATGCTCCTCGAAGGGGCTGTCAGGGTTTTCAAAATCCGCGCCGATGATGCGAGCGAGGACGAGGTTGCCCGCTTTACCGCAGGCGACACTATTGGCGATTTTGACTTTGCCAGCAATGCCGATTACGATGCCTTTGCCGAGGCTACCGAGGATTCCATACTCGTCACATTCCCCGGCTATGGCCTGGCCCTGGATGCCCTTGCCATGGAATCACCCCATACAGTTTCAAAAATCCTCCTTTGTTCTATTATAATGATGACCGGACGTATTAAATCCACGAGGAGGATAATCGTGGAGAACATGTCCTGGGTGCAGGAGCTTCACCGCAAAGCCTATGAAGATCCCGGCACCGGCCTCTGGAAGCAAACTTTCCTGACAGATGAAATCAACCGCATCCTCGAAGATCCCATGGCTCTTATCATGCTCAAGCCCGACCGCTTCAAGATCCTGGTAGATACCCGTGGGCATTCAGCAGGGGACGAGGCCATGATACACATAGCCCTGCTTCTCAAGAACATCACCCGCCGCCAGGGCAGGGGCTGGCCCATCCGTTTCAAAAGTAATGAAACCGGCATACTCCTCAATAAATGCGCCCCTGCCCAGGCCGAGGCCATTGCCGAGGAGCTTGCCGCTTCCATGGCAAGCCTGCCTTCGGTCCCTGCCCAGGGCGATATTCCTGCATTTTCTTTTACCGGCACCATAAGCTGGGGCGTCTGGCCCCAGGACGATGACGTCTGGGACAGCCTTTTGCAGGGAAACTACCATCTTCTCCTCGAAACCTGGAAGCAGGGCGGGAATCGGATAGTCCATTACCAAAAAGGGGATGCTAAATGA
- a CDS encoding isochorismatase family protein, with protein sequence MDYHIRRQKIAMKDGLCCWETIEEEIQYPASETALVIVDMWDKHWCTGANIRGAPIAEKINAAANRARDKGILVVHAPSDTMDFYEGTEARKRILSVPRLNTIPEPVPVAEQPLPIDDTDGGSDTADQYAPNTKVWTRQTDKIKIDQGHDIICGDEGDLLFSYLYAKGIKLIIYMGVHTNMCILNRSFAIKKMLKRGMLPLLVRDLTDAMYNPAMLPYVSHDEGTVLVINYIEKFYCPTIDSSQL encoded by the coding sequence ATGGATTATCATATCAGGCGCCAAAAAATTGCCATGAAGGATGGCCTCTGCTGCTGGGAAACCATCGAGGAAGAAATTCAATACCCTGCCTCCGAAACAGCCCTGGTCATTGTGGATATGTGGGACAAGCACTGGTGCACCGGCGCCAATATACGCGGGGCGCCTATCGCAGAAAAGATAAACGCTGCTGCCAACAGGGCAAGGGATAAGGGCATACTGGTCGTCCATGCCCCCTCGGACACCATGGATTTTTATGAAGGGACTGAAGCGCGGAAGCGGATTCTTTCAGTGCCCAGGCTGAATACAATCCCTGAGCCGGTACCTGTAGCCGAGCAGCCCCTGCCCATTGATGATACTGACGGCGGCAGCGATACAGCCGACCAATATGCGCCCAACACCAAGGTCTGGACGCGGCAGACTGACAAGATCAAGATCGATCAAGGCCATGATATAATCTGCGGCGATGAAGGGGATCTGCTTTTTTCTTATTTATATGCCAAGGGGATAAAGCTCATCATCTATATGGGGGTTCATACCAATATGTGCATATTGAACCGTTCATTCGCCATCAAGAAGATGCTGAAACGGGGTATGCTCCCCTTGCTGGTACGGGATCTTACCGATGCCATGTATAACCCCGCAATGCTCCCCTATGTGAGCCACGACGAAGGCACGGTCCTGGTGATTAACTACATCGAGAAATTTTATTGCCCTACTATAGACAGTTCCCAACTATAA
- a CDS encoding zinc-dependent alcohol dehydrogenase: protein MKALLMEEYKKLKYTDFPDPKIEGSHDLLVRIKAVAICGSDVHGFDGSTGRRKPPIVMGHEAAGEIIETGSDVHHFRKGDRITFDSTISCGECYYCSNGQVNLCDHRMVLGVSCDEYRRHGCFAEYVVIPERIAVLLPQGLSYEEAACTEPVGVAAHAIRNTPIAMNDTVAVVGSGLIGNLAIQLLKISVSGKIIALDTDPSRREVAKSFGADAVLDPADPELDKKIKELTGGRGADRVIEAVGATAPIRTAISIVRKGGSVTLVGNVSPSVDIPLQAVVSREIRLQGSCAISGEYPIALDLMGRKRIDVKPLISAKAPLSEGEIWMNKLYNREGNLLKVVLLP from the coding sequence ATGAAAGCATTGTTGATGGAAGAATACAAAAAACTGAAGTACACGGATTTTCCCGATCCCAAAATCGAAGGCAGCCATGATCTCCTGGTGAGGATCAAAGCTGTGGCGATCTGCGGTTCCGATGTCCATGGTTTTGACGGATCTACAGGCAGGCGCAAGCCTCCCATAGTCATGGGCCACGAAGCGGCGGGTGAAATTATCGAAACCGGTTCTGATGTCCATCATTTCAGGAAGGGCGATCGCATCACCTTTGATTCCACCATCTCCTGCGGTGAATGTTATTACTGCAGCAATGGACAGGTGAATCTTTGCGATCACCGCATGGTGCTGGGCGTATCCTGCGATGAGTACCGCCGCCACGGCTGTTTCGCGGAATATGTGGTGATCCCCGAACGTATTGCCGTTCTTCTTCCCCAGGGCCTTAGCTACGAAGAAGCAGCCTGTACCGAGCCCGTAGGCGTCGCAGCCCATGCAATACGAAATACCCCCATCGCCATGAACGATACTGTCGCGGTGGTGGGCTCCGGCCTCATCGGGAACCTTGCAATCCAGCTTTTGAAAATTTCCGTTTCAGGGAAAATCATAGCCCTTGATACAGACCCCTCGCGGAGAGAAGTGGCAAAATCTTTCGGCGCCGATGCGGTCCTCGATCCTGCGGACCCGGAATTGGACAAAAAGATCAAGGAATTGACCGGCGGCCGGGGTGCCGACAGGGTAATCGAAGCAGTAGGCGCCACAGCCCCTATTAGAACCGCCATTTCCATTGTGAGGAAAGGCGGCTCTGTGACCCTCGTGGGCAATGTGAGCCCCAGCGTGGACATACCCCTCCAGGCCGTGGTCTCAAGGGAAATACGGCTCCAGGGTTCCTGCGCCATCTCCGGGGAATATCCCATAGCCCTGGATCTCATGGGCAGGAAAAGGATAGATGTAAAACCCCTCATAAGCGCCAAAGCCCCCTTAAGCGAAGGCGAAATCTGGATGAACAAACTTTACAACCGCGAGGGGAATCTCCTCAAAGTAGTATTACTACCATAG
- a CDS encoding Gfo/Idh/MocA family protein has protein sequence MENKVRIGLMGYGKVAELHAQAIKELGNAELVSVSGRNRERRDKFAAKWNIASRDTAGDMARLDHADLAIISTPHPRHRDSALEAFAAGCHVLVEKPMAVTTAECDEMIAAAKKAGKLLMVVSQRRWFPACARIKKAIDDGKLGKPCLLQLTILGWRDEAYYQSDPWRGKWDAEGGGILINQAAHQIDLMNWFMGPIAEIQGYWDNFNHPYIKVEDSAVAVVKFKSGAIASVLASNSQKPGIYAKVHVHGTSGASAGVQTDGGAMFIAGMSTITEPPLNDLWTIPGEEKLLDIYKAEDEAFFKTINATVYFFARQIDDVCKAILEGKAPPTTGEDGRETVKFIETMYKLGHAPGY, from the coding sequence ATGGAAAATAAAGTACGAATAGGTTTAATGGGATACGGAAAAGTTGCGGAGCTTCATGCCCAGGCGATCAAGGAATTGGGCAATGCGGAACTGGTATCGGTCTCGGGCAGAAATCGCGAAAGGCGGGACAAATTTGCCGCCAAATGGAATATCGCTTCACGGGACACTGCGGGCGATATGGCCCGCCTCGATCATGCTGATTTGGCGATAATTTCCACGCCGCACCCCCGGCACCGGGACAGCGCCCTCGAAGCCTTTGCCGCAGGCTGCCATGTGCTGGTAGAAAAACCCATGGCTGTAACAACTGCCGAATGTGATGAGATGATTGCAGCCGCAAAAAAAGCAGGAAAACTGCTAATGGTGGTGAGCCAGCGCCGCTGGTTCCCCGCATGCGCGCGCATCAAAAAAGCGATTGACGACGGCAAATTGGGAAAGCCCTGTCTGCTTCAGCTTACTATACTGGGCTGGCGGGATGAAGCCTATTACCAGAGTGATCCCTGGCGTGGGAAATGGGACGCTGAAGGCGGAGGCATACTTATCAACCAGGCTGCCCACCAGATTGATTTGATGAACTGGTTCATGGGGCCTATTGCGGAAATTCAGGGCTACTGGGATAACTTCAACCATCCCTACATAAAAGTCGAAGACAGCGCAGTTGCAGTGGTCAAATTTAAAAGCGGAGCTATCGCCTCGGTACTGGCAAGTAATTCACAAAAACCGGGCATCTATGCCAAGGTTCATGTCCATGGCACAAGCGGCGCCTCCGCCGGCGTGCAGACCGACGGCGGCGCCATGTTCATTGCCGGCATGAGTACCATTACCGAGCCGCCCCTGAACGATCTTTGGACCATACCGGGAGAAGAAAAACTCCTGGATATCTACAAAGCCGAAGACGAGGCCTTCTTTAAAACCATCAATGCAACAGTTTATTTTTTTGCCCGCCAAATTGATGATGTCTGCAAGGCGATTCTTGAAGGAAAGGCTCCGCCCACTACAGGAGAGGACGGCAGGGAGACGGTCAAATTTATCGAAACCATGTACAAGTTAGGCCATGCGCCGGGGTATTAA